One Coffea eugenioides isolate CCC68of chromosome 2, Ceug_1.0, whole genome shotgun sequence genomic window, ttttatctcatagaTATcgcatcacaaaaagtgctacagtaattattccaaacaCACTTACTATTTGTTTGGATTCCCAttgttctcaaaatttttttttatatctttTGTGAACACATTTTTAAATCACATACATTAAATCGTaaccgtgtatatatatatacacacacaaaaattttacaaaatcgCAATTCGAACGGATCAAGACAAGAAAAAAATGTACTGCTCAAAATAGTCTACTTTAATCGTCAGACAGGGAAAGACGCAATGTTCAAAAATAGTACTACTACAATAATCAATTAAAAACGAAAAAACACAAAAAGGGTAGACTACTCATAATTGATAGATAACACTGCTTCGGGaaattaaaaaaagggaaaacccGAAGGTGGCAATAGACCGCCGCTCTCCGGCATATGCGTTTAGAAACAGAAGCCGACAAAACAATCAATCGCCATCCGCCATCTATTAACTGTGTCGGAAAGCATCAATCGACGGCTCAGGCCGTCCCACTTTCCCTTCTGCCATTGGTGAAGAATCACATCGAAGGGCCCGCCAGGAGTTATTGGGCCACGTTGCGATATCTGGAGAGATCCACGTAATTAAATAAGCAAACAaaaagcaattaagaaaatGGGGGACAGGGTTGGGCTTTAAATGAAGGACTGGTGCGGACGGAGTAGTAAGAAGACACTTGTCGACTGCAGCAAGGCTTAACCCATCCGGCGAAGAAGAAGGAATCGACACGCCTCCTCACGCCTCCTCTTCCCaactctctttcttctctctttctttcccaGTAAGGGTAAAATCGTCTTAATATGTCAGCTTTCCCTGTAATAGTACGCTAATTTTTCTCCTGATTTCCACTGCTGCAATGCTCCCAGTAAATAATCTCAACACCaatgaaaattatgaaaatgaTTAATGATTGCCAGTCTGATTCTTCTTCTCGTATCCGTTGATTGATGGTGTTTgcttaatttttttcttcagtGATGAAATGTGTGTttttggtttttattttttaattttaattttggcATTTGTTAGTAGAATTTCCTCCTGCTCGAGAGTATTGTCATGGTGcatactatttttttttaaatcttttttttggTAGTAAATCTGTTATTCTTTTGTGGGAATTGGATTGAATAAGGATCTGAATTTAGTGGAACTAGATTTGTAGTAAGTGGGGTCAGTTTTTGATCTGCATAATCCAATTCAGCGGGACAAGATTTCGTTCTTTCTAATCTGATCTCTTTACTCCTTTGATCGTGTTATTTTCCCTTTAGGTGATGGTTATAGTGTTCATTTGCATACGTTGTACTGAGTTGATGCTAATTTAGTACATCAACAGACTCTTAATATTGTAAGTTGGCAGTAGATAATCCTGctatattttattattgtttGAAGGCTAGATAAGTTGATACAATCTGACACACGGTTCGAAATCTTCATTACAGTGATTCAGATGGGGTTTGGtagatttattggtgatttcTAGAGAGTATATACTGATTTATGTTCGTCGAAATTGAGAGGATGTATAGCAGTACTTACGTATACTTGAGCTCTGAAGTATGATTTGTATGGCTTTATGCATTTGCTATTTTGGTTTGATAGAGTAGGttgacaagaaaagaaaagacgtTAAGCATTTTAGCAAGTTCACTTGCATGGAAATATCGATAGATTAGAGGTACTGGGTTCTTAGATCTACTTAATTTGCTTTCGCTGCTAACAAGTTACAACCATTATTCTTTGACCAGCTCTTGGCAGTGGCACTTCTTAGTGTTCTTATGACATGGGGTCTTGTTTGAACTTCGACAACACGGGGAACATAACACAGCCGGAAGGTAATGTTGGGAGGCCTGGTGGAAACTTTCCGTTAGCACGGCAATCTTCTGTTTATTCAATGACCTTTGGTGAGCTTCAGACTTTTGGCAGCTTGGGAAAGGACTTTGGTTCTATGAATATGGAGGACCTGTTAAAGAATATCTGGACAGCCGAAGAGACTCAAGTTAATGCTACTGTTGAGAGAAATGGGACCACCCCGGCCGGAAACTTGCAGAGGCAAGGCTCTTTAACATTGCCACGGACCCTAAGCCAGAGGACCGTTGATGAGGTCTGGAAAGATTTGTTTAAAGAAAATGGAGGCGCAAAAGATGGAAGTGGCGGTGGGTCTTCAAACTTGGTGCCAAGAGAACCCACTTTGGGTGAGATGACGCTGGAGGACTTTTTGGTCAGGGCAGGTGTTGTTAGAGAAGATGCTCAACCTACTGGAAAGGCAAGCAATGGTGGTTTTTATGCTGGTTTGGTTCAATCTGGTGGTATTGACAATGGTTTGAATATTGGATTTCACCAACCTGCTCGAGATCAAGGAGTTTTGGGTAACCAAATGGCAAAGAGTAAGAATGCACTTTCTAACCCGTCTAATCTGATTCTGAATGGAGATGGGGTTAGATTTTCCCAGCAACAACAGAATCAGCAGCCGCCGCTGCAGCCTCTATTTCCCAAGCAAGCAACTGTGGCTTTTGCCTCTCCTTTGCCATTAGGAAACAGTGTTCAGCAGATAGGGAACAACGCTCAGCTGGCTAGCCCGGGGCCGAATGCTTCTGTCGTTGGAATGACAACTGCAACTTCTACTGTAGCTCAAGGTGGTGTCGCACCAACTGGAGTGATGGGTATTGCAGGGTTACGTCGTGTGACAACAGCAGCTGCAGGAGGGTCTCCAGGAAATCATTTGCATTCTGATGTGATTTCTAAAAGTAGTTTGGATTCTCCATCATTATCACCATCTCCTTATGCTTTCAATGAAGTGGGTCGAGGAAGGAGATCATCTAGTACTCTAGAGAAACAAGTTGAGCGCAGGCGTAGGAGAATGATTAAAAACAGAGAGTCTGCTGCACGGTCACGAGCCCGGAAGCAGGTGAATTTATTAGAAAAACCATTGTTCCTTTTTAGGTCAACGTTGCTATTTTTTCGAGCGATTTGATTGAATCTCctttaatttttatgtttttgtttgTGGATCATTCTTTTCCATGTCTAATGCAGCACTTTTGGGTGTGAGGATATGATAAACATGTCACATTTGGATTACCATGATACTGGAATACCGAGCTCTACCAGTTTTGCATCTTTGTCCTTTTCCAGTTTCTACTGGGACGTAGATTGTTATAGTGTGTTAGTGGTTGTGACTAAGAGATTCTATTGATAAGCGAATTACTCGTTATATCTAAGATAAACAATATGCTGACTGTAAAGAGACTGTTATGAGAAGAATGAAAAATTGGTGGCATATGTTTAGATAATTTGCTTGCTGACACACAACAAACTCAGGTGTCATCTTGAAGTTTTAGACGTTCTTACATCTTACTTTACATTTGATTGATTTATCTTACAGTAACTTCTTGTAATTTAATAACTTTCCTTATTAGATCGTTGGTTGACACTTGGTATTCTTTTCTCAATTTCTGACATTGGGTTATGCAGGCGTATACTTTAGAATTGGAAGCAGAAGTGGCAAAGCTTAAGGAACTGAATGAAGAGTTGCAGAAAAAACAGGTAATGTAGTTGGAagttaaaatgataataatctTTTTAAAATACTCTAAAAACATGTGGAGAGTGATGGAGCTTTTTAATGTTTCGAATTTCATTGCAGGTTGAACTCATGGAGatgcagaaaaatcaggtacaGCCTCTTCTATTTCTGGTCCGGCAGTGGTAACTCCCGTACTGAATGAAACACTTAAAAGAGGAGGAAGTGATAAGGAATAAGACAATGACTGTTTAATTGAAGGACAATTGTTGGAGTTGCAAGGCAGTATTGTCGCTGAATAATATCTGGCACTGAAATTTCACAGCATACAATTTTTTGAATACCGTGCTTCTGTTTTACTATTGAAAGTAATTTGCAGTTTCTTAGTAGTGATTTGACTAGCCAAGTTTAGTTGTTGACAatcttaattatttttttcccaGATGTTGGAGACAATGAAGATGCCGTGGGGAGGTAAAAGAAGATGCTTGAGAAGAACGCTGACAGGGCCTTGGTAGAACGGGAAGATAAAATCTTGACAAGAAGTACTAATTCTAGGGCAGTACGAACTCAAGCATTGTTTAGATAAGTGGATTGGAGTAGCTAGCTTGTTATGATCTTTTTTCTGTCTCCTGTAAACATGTTAGGTAGCTTTGTGAACAGAAGCAGGGAGTGTCGTGCAGTGAATAAGGGAACCTATTTGTAGCATAAGATTTTCCTATTTGGGGTTCTGTTTGCTTCTCCCTTGACACGATAGTAATAGCTAGCAGGATCTTAAATTTTGTTGTTGTTCTTGCTGACATTTTGTAGCTTAATCTTCTGTCAtctaaacaagaaaaaaatgtaGTGGATACGTCACCTGTATCTGAATAATCCTTTGTAGGAAAAGGATAAAGCTAGTATTTGACTAGCAGTCCTTTGCCTGTCATTTTTTCACGTAACTTCTGTTAGGACAGATAAATCAAGTCAAATTTGAATACTAGTTTGTGTCGGAAAACTTTAAATTGGGCCCAATTGGATTTTGGTTTGATTAATATAAGATTGAAATTTATTAGTAACAAATTCAAACTATTCGTACTTAGgcttgataatttttttttttttgaaaataactCGATCAAAAaacaaatcaagtttaaaacgtAATTTCAGATTTGctaaaacaatcaaataaagTTTTTGAACAACAGGGATGTTTTGTTCTattaaattcatttatatttcTAGTTTCTGTTTGAGGGTGAGATTCAAAGAGTGGCGAGAAAACAATAGAATTAGAACTCAAAACCTCTAAATTTTGCAATCTCAACTTTAGTTATTAAACCATAGCTACTTCAGCCATCACACGGTAGCCACCGAACCAAAGCTTTCTCAGCCATCACAATTCTAATTTATAGAGGCAAATGTTTGATTTTACTCCCACTTTTATGCTTTTTCTTCCGCGAAATTTAACGTTCCCCTGTAAAGTCGATGACGCGCGGTCGTCTAAACGCTTCCAACGTTTCATAATTCTATTtcgtacatatatatatatttttcctgGTGTCATGTGGAAAGGAAAGGGACTCAATGGTTTGTATTCAGTTGCAAGATTTTGGTCGTCCACGGATGAACCTCTGGGAACTTGCGGAGCTGGTAATAATGGCTGCATGCTTATGAGCATTCATCGTCGTCTCAGGGAAGGAAAGAAATCAGCAGTGGCATTCCTGGATTGTGCAAGTTCAATCTTGGTAGTGGTCCTATTTATTTTAAGTAAAGCATCAGAGCATTCGTTTAAGCAtgtattctatttttttttttactgtaataattatttttataatctAATCTATATTCTATTTTacagagaaaaagaaaggttAAAAAGTCTAACAGATAAGGATACTTTTTAACTGCAAGTAAGGTTGGAATTCCGACCTACCgtccagagagagagaggaagtcAAGCATGTATTGCATGCTAGCACGTGAAAAGGCACAGACACGTGAAAAGGCACAGACATTTATAGCGTTTTGACCAGGGCAGTTTAATGTCGAACCGTCCTTTTGACCTCCTTGCCAAGGAGTCCCTGGTCGTCATTGATCACAATTCACAGCAATAGCGTCACATTTGGGTGTAGACATCTCGCATCATGATAGGTATCTCTGATCATAACGAGTTGGACTAACTCCAAATATAATTTATtgttctcaaaaaaaaaaaaaaagtaaagattaaaaagaaaggaCTGTGTGCATCAAACAGGGAGTATAATCACAATATCCAGATTTATGAGCCAAAAGAAACTCCCCAATCGGCAAAGGAATGCAGATTATATGTCTTTGCAGCTCTTATCACATGTCAAACATTATTATGATCTCTTGGCAGTAGGCCGGATTCAGGAAATTCCCAAAATTTATCCACCACTGCAGCTGCAAAAGTGCGTACAGCAGAAGCCCATCTGAGGACTGCAGCAAAGTAGTTTACAGCATTTGATTACTTGCAAAGGCATAAAAAAAGAACTTCTCAAAAAAAACTGACAATATTTAAATTCGGAATGAAAATGTGTACCTCATGGTTTTCGCCACTTAAACATTTCATGGAACCACTACAAATTTACCAGAAACACCTCGTTGCCGAGCAAAAGATATCAGTTCATCCCAACCACTTTTTCCACATGAACAAACTTGTTAATACTTCTTAAAGCTAAGTCCCAAGCATCCACTTGTTTCCAATTGGGGTGGGTAGGCCACCCATTTCAGGATGAACCTAGAGAGGTAGTAGTCCCTTTTTTAGGCCCTTGGGTACTCAAAGACAAGACCTTCTGCAACACTCCTTGCCCTTGAATGCCCAAACAGCTTACCC contains:
- the LOC113760606 gene encoding bZIP transcription factor 46-like isoform X2: MNMEDLLKNIWTAEETQVNATVERNGTTPAGNLQRQGSLTLPRTLSQRTVDEVWKDLFKENGGAKDGSGGGSSNLVPREPTLGEMTLEDFLVRAGVVREDAQPTGKASNGGFYAGLVQSGGIDNGLNIGFHQPARDQGVLGNQMAKSKNALSNPSNLILNGDGVRFSQQQQNQQPPLQPLFPKQATVAFASPLPLGNSVQQIGNNAQLASPGPNASVVGMTTATSTVAQGGVAPTGVMGIAGLRRVTTAAAGGSPGNHLHSDVISKSSLDSPSLSPSPYAFNEVGRGRRSSSTLEKQVERRRRRMIKNRESAARSRARKQAYTLELEAEVAKLKELNEELQKKQVELMEMQKNQMLETMKMPWGGKRRCLRRTLTGPW
- the LOC113760606 gene encoding bZIP transcription factor 46-like isoform X1, giving the protein MGSCLNFDNTGNITQPEGNVGRPGGNFPLARQSSVYSMTFGELQTFGSLGKDFGSMNMEDLLKNIWTAEETQVNATVERNGTTPAGNLQRQGSLTLPRTLSQRTVDEVWKDLFKENGGAKDGSGGGSSNLVPREPTLGEMTLEDFLVRAGVVREDAQPTGKASNGGFYAGLVQSGGIDNGLNIGFHQPARDQGVLGNQMAKSKNALSNPSNLILNGDGVRFSQQQQNQQPPLQPLFPKQATVAFASPLPLGNSVQQIGNNAQLASPGPNASVVGMTTATSTVAQGGVAPTGVMGIAGLRRVTTAAAGGSPGNHLHSDVISKSSLDSPSLSPSPYAFNEVGRGRRSSSTLEKQVERRRRRMIKNRESAARSRARKQAYTLELEAEVAKLKELNEELQKKQVELMEMQKNQMLETMKMPWGGKRRCLRRTLTGPW